From a region of the ANME-2 cluster archaeon genome:
- a CDS encoding TrpB-like pyridoxal phosphate-dependent enzyme, which produces MEKTKIILDENELPNQWYNILPDLQTPLEPPLNPATNEPIGPDDLSPIFPMSLIKQEMSQDRFIDIPEEVRDIYRLWRPSPIYRAHRLEAALKTPARIYYKNEGVSPPGSHKPNTAIAQAYFNMKEGVERLSTETGAGQWGSALSFACSLFDLECKVYMVKSSFYQKPYRKSLINLWGANVIPSPSIETQAGRSILEKHPDTSGSLGIAISEAVEDAATHDNTKYALGSVLNHVMLHQTVIGLEAKLQMDMVDDYPDVIIGCVGGGSNFSGISYPFVRDKMKDNRDIDIVAVEPTACPSLTGGDFRYDFGDTAEMTPLLKMYTLGHDFVPPPIHSGGLRYHGESPIISQLYADGIMRAVAYHQTDIFDAAVTFARTEGIVPAPESAHAIKCAIDMALECKKTGEEKSILFNFSGHGHFDMAAYDTYFSGEMTNE; this is translated from the coding sequence ATGGAAAAAACAAAAATCATACTTGACGAAAACGAGCTTCCTAATCAATGGTACAACATACTGCCAGACCTTCAGACTCCCCTTGAACCGCCACTGAACCCTGCGACCAACGAGCCTATCGGGCCGGACGACCTTTCACCCATATTCCCAATGAGTCTCATTAAACAGGAAATGAGCCAGGACAGGTTCATCGACATCCCGGAAGAGGTAAGGGATATTTACCGCCTGTGGAGACCTTCTCCCATATACAGGGCACACCGCCTGGAAGCTGCCCTCAAGACGCCTGCCAGGATATATTATAAGAATGAAGGAGTAAGCCCGCCAGGCAGCCATAAGCCCAATACAGCTATCGCCCAGGCATATTTTAATATGAAAGAGGGTGTAGAACGCCTTTCCACCGAAACCGGAGCTGGACAGTGGGGCAGTGCCCTGTCTTTCGCTTGCTCTTTATTTGACCTTGAATGTAAGGTATATATGGTCAAATCAAGTTTTTACCAGAAACCCTACCGTAAATCCCTAATAAACCTGTGGGGTGCTAATGTCATACCCTCACCCAGTATCGAGACACAGGCTGGCAGATCTATCCTTGAAAAACATCCTGATACTTCAGGCAGTCTTGGGATTGCCATCAGCGAGGCTGTGGAAGATGCCGCAACCCATGACAATACCAAGTATGCACTGGGTAGCGTGTTGAACCACGTTATGCTGCACCAGACAGTGATCGGCCTGGAAGCGAAACTGCAAATGGATATGGTGGATGATTATCCGGATGTTATTATTGGCTGCGTGGGTGGAGGTAGTAACTTTTCAGGTATCAGCTACCCATTCGTTCGCGATAAGATGAAGGATAACAGGGACATTGACATTGTGGCTGTTGAACCAACGGCTTGTCCCAGCCTGACAGGAGGAGATTTCAGGTATGATTTCGGGGATACGGCAGAGATGACACCCCTGCTTAAGATGTATACACTGGGACATGATTTTGTGCCGCCTCCAATACATTCAGGCGGGCTGAGATACCATGGTGAGTCCCCGATCATTAGCCAGCTGTATGCGGATGGTATAATGAGGGCTGTTGCATACCACCAGACCGATATATTTGATGCTGCTGTGACCTTTGCCAGAACGGAGGGTATTGTACCTGCACCGGAATCGGCCCATGCTATCAAGTGTGCTATTGATATGGCCCTTGAGTGCAAGAAGACTGGCGAGGAAAAGAGCATCCTGTTCAACTTTAGCGGTCACGGTCATTTCGATATGGCTGCATACGACACTTATTTCAGTGGTGAAATGACAAACGAATAA